In one Culex quinquefasciatus strain JHB chromosome 2, VPISU_Cqui_1.0_pri_paternal, whole genome shotgun sequence genomic region, the following are encoded:
- the LOC6043518 gene encoding esterase B1, which translates to MKIRLLISALMLALLNFANAGGPRCVAKFDYGIGVGLLKETFTNRLYCAYLGIPYAQPPLGELRFEDPVPFVFDGSATFDRVAEPCVQDLNGRIVGSEDCLGLNVYTTYVRVSKRPRPIMPVLVWIHGGSFTEGSSETDIYGPEFLLDEDVIVVTFNYRLASFGFLGVDDLDISPNLGLRDQTDALRWVSRNIRRFGGDPRRVTLVGWSAGSAAATYHLYSEASKGLFQRVIAMSGTMSQPWAYNFKAEWCSNQYLKQIDATTKEELKARPAKFMVPIDGLKFYYFTVSYVCYMPSGDPIYAPRNAYELARTMAPVSDVPLLVGSTAVEHQNLFNQRRFDMAQSNYPNDNATTYERLVDYLERRRGGNRTAATFYRKLASFADFSYGLQFFVEHASRHFRAPIYRYQFAFDGPFGYAKNVYYRSSIAHRMPGAMHGDDLGYLFTPHNYRSLITEGRLNNSLIQRSVKTQRRMVRLWTNFIKTGNPTPNNGRINQTIWHPYNDRTNPQQARKYLNIDRRLRLVRDKVPANYYFRLWRTVFDCLYYFECDFLYDGEVGGGNGDRN; encoded by the exons ATGAAGATCAGGCTACTCATCTCGGCGTTGATGTTGGCTTTGCTGAATTTTGCAAATGCCGGTGGTCCTCGGTGTGTGGCAAAATTTGACTACGGAATTGGCGTGGGGCTGCTCAAGGAAACGTTTACCAACCGGTTGTACTGTGCGTACTTGGGCATTCCTTATGCCCAGCCACCGCTGGGGGAGCTAAGGTTTGAA GATCCCGTCCCTTTCGTCTTCGACGGATCGGCCACGTTCGACCGGGTGGCCGAGCCGTGCGTTCAGGACCTGAACGGTCGCATCGTTGGCAGCGAGGACTGCCTCGGCCTTAACGTGTACACCACGTACGTCCGCGTCAGCAAGCGGCCCCGCCCCATAATGCCGGTGCTGGTGTGGATCCACGGCGGAAGCTTCACCGAGGGCTCGTCCGAAACCGACATCTACGGGCCGGAGTTTCTGCTGGACGAG GATGTTATCGTGGTTACATTCAATTATCGGCTGGCCTCGTTCGGTTTTCTGGGCGTCGATGATTTAGACATTTCGCCGAATCTGGGCTTGCGGGACCAAACGGATGCCCTTCGGTGGGTCAGTCGTAACATTAGACGATTCGGCGGTGATCCGAGGCGAGTCACGTTGGTTGGGTGGAGTGCGGGTTCGGCGGCAGCCACGTACCACCTCTACTCGGAGGCATCGAAGGGATTGTTCCAGCGGGTAATAGCCATGAGTGGAACGATGAGTCAACCGTGGGCGTACAATTTCAAGGCGGAGTGGTGCAGCAATCAGTATCTCAAGCAAATTGACGCCACAACCAAGGAAGAGCTGAAAGCGCGCCCGGCGAAATTTATGGTCCCGATTGACGGGCTTAAATTTTACTACTTCACAGTCAGCTACGTGTGCTACATGCCGAGCGGAGATCCGATTTATGCTCCCCGAAATGCGTACGAGCTGGCCAGGACGATGGCCCCGGTCAGCGACGTCCCGCTGCTTGTCGGAAGCACCGCGGTTGAGCACCAGAATCTATTCAATCAGCGTCGATTTGATATGGCTCAATCCAATTATCCAAATGACAACGCCACCACGTACGAACGGCTCGTGGACTATCTGGAACGACGCCGGGGTGGGAACCGGACTGCGGCGACCTTCTACCGAAAGCTGGCGAGCTTTGCTGACTTCAGTTACGGCCTGCAGTTCTTTGTGGAGCATGCCTCGCGCCACTTTCGCGCTCCCATCTATCGGTACCAGTTTGCGTTTGATGGCCCGTTCGGGTATGCCAAAAACGTCTACTACAGGTCATCGATTGCACATCGGATGCCCGGCGCCATGCACGGCGATGACCTCGGGTACCTGTTCACGCCGCACAACTACCGGAGCCTCATTACGGAAG GCCGTCTCAACAACTCGCTCATCCAAAGATCGGTGAAAACGCAACGCCGCATGGTCCGGCTGTGGACCAACTTTATCAAAACCGG aaatccaaCGCCCAACAATGGCCGAATCAATCAGACAATATGGCACCCTTACAACGACCGGACCAACCCCCAGCAGGCCCGCAAGTACCTCAACATCGACCGGCGGCTCCGGCTGGTGCGGGACAAGGTTCCGGCCAATTACTACTTCCGGCTGTGGCGGACCGTTTTCGACTGTCTGTACTACTTCGAGTGTGACTTTTTGTACGACGGGGAAGTTGGAGGGGGTAACGGTGACCGAAACTAG
- the LOC6043515 gene encoding uncharacterized protein LOC6043515 → MDPPTEPSKPAHESEADAALAASAANAVEQWRTYQNAYYLYQQQQAAYEHYMMKQATLTNPEEQAAAYNQYLEAHQGYQKQLEQYEQQKYYQEYYATGGQPTVTTAAGPAPVGYPVPAPYQPPPVMPVPPTYSTPLANVDPFYKKAKDHFRDRSQLKRRSESFEKKTKVYTTTTYYANPDDEQLFPAALKALFKDLECNLCMSKMNSHISANVHYQSKVHERKIIQWLKEWCETTGTPMPVRAKRKVVDIEPVGPNSLRCEACDLPLTSIQHANQHYTGKRHQMVVRGKKNPAGRGYFNKETGTWTRTSNEVIDDDRFGIGSSFKNKAHFNAREAKKAKLEPPPSPPKELMGTSTAPTTMEIPATPVYTMPPTPVYGQPPATPMYGGVPPPATPLYQAPPAVVAAPSYPPPQIAPGYGAAPAVFQTPPPTVQTTSVDAEILRKESADCVDASGVFCLVCQIGVTSKAVMETHLKGSKHLKKLKMVGRMVPRKGSAATESILETLNKPPQQNDWSLYRMPSGKYYCKSCNSIMADEKLFSQHWYGKKHKLKVKQEMEELSGKAGGGEAKGKFYNRRPFGKNRFVQPQAQ, encoded by the exons ATGGATCCCCCGACGGAACCCTCCAAGCCGGCACACGAATCTGAGGCGGACGCCGCGCTGGCAGCTTCTGCGGCCAACGCCGTCGAGCAGTGGCGCACCTACCAGAATGCGTACTACCTTTACCAGCAGCAACAGGCCGCGTACGAGCATTATATGATGAAGCAAGCAACGCTGACCAATCCGGAGGAACAGGCGGCGGCCTATAACCAGTATTTGGAGGCGCACCAGGGCTACCAGAAGCAGTTGGAGCAGTACGAGCAGCAAAAGTACTACCAGGAGTACTACGCGACGGGCGGACAACCTACGGTCACGACGGCGGCTGGCCCCGCTCCGGTTGGCTATCCGGTTCCTGCTCCGTACCAGCCTCCGCCGGTCATGCCCGTTCCACCAACCTACTCCACTCCGTTGGCCAACGTAGATCCGTTCTACAAGAAGGCCAAGGACCACTTCCGCGACCGGTCGCAGCTCAAGCGTCGCTCGGAGTCGTTCGAGAAGAAAACCAAGGTTTACACCACGACCACTTACTACGCCAACCCGGACGACGAGCAGCTGTTTCCGGCGGCGCTAAAGGCGCTCTTCAAGGACCTCGAGTGTAATCTCTGCATGAGTAAGATGAACTCGCACATCTCCGCCAACGTGCACTACCAGTCGAAGGTGCACGAGCGCAAGATCATCCAGTGGCTCAAGGAGTGGTGCGAAACGACCGGAACGCCGATGCCGGTGCGGGCCAAGCGCAAAGTGGTCGATATCGAGCCCGTGGGCCCCAACTCGTTGCGCTGCGAGGCGTGCGACCTGCCGCTGACGTCGATTCAGCACGCCAACCAGCATTACACCGGCAAGCGGCACCAGATGGTGGTGCGCGGCAAAAAGAACCCGGCCGGCCGGGGCTACTTCAACAAGGAGACGGGCACGTGGACGCGGAC TTCCAACGAAGTCATCGACGATGATCGCTTCGGCATTGGTTCGTCATTCAAGAACAAGGCCCACTTCAACGCTCGGGAGGCCAAGAAGGCAAAGCTGGAGCCGCCTCCGTCGCCGCCGAAGGAACTGATGGGAACTTCAACCGCCCCGACCACGATGGAAATCCCGGCAACCCCGGTCTACACCATGCCACCGACTCCGGTCTACGGTCAACCGCCGGCCACTCCGATGTACGGAGGTGTTCCTCCGCCGGCTACCCCTCTCTATCAAGCTCCACCGGCTGTGGTGGCCGCTCCGTCTTACCCTCCACCGCAGATCGCTCCAGGTTACGGCGCCGCCCCCGCCGTCTTCCAGACTCCTCCGCCAACCGTGCAAACCACTTCAGTTGATGCGGAAATTCTGCGCAAGGAAAGTGCCGACTGCGTTGACGCTTCCGGCGTGTTTTGTCTCGTTTGCCAGATTGGCGTTACGTCGAAAGCCGTAATGGAAACCCACCTGAAAGGGTCCAAACATCTCAAGAAGCTAAAAATGGTCGGTCGCATGGTGCCCCGGAAGGGCTCAGCCGCCACCGAAAGCATCCTGGAAACGCTGAACAAGCCGCCGCAGCAGAACGATTGGTCGCTGTACCGGATGCCGTCGGGCAAGTACTACTGCAAGTCGTGCAACTCGATCATGGCGGACGAGAAGCTGTTTTCGCAGCACTGGTACGGCAAGAAGCACAAGCTGAAGGTCAAGCAGGAGATGGAGGAGCTGTCGGGAAAGGCAGGGGGAGGGGAGGCCAAGGGCAAGTTTTACAACCGGCGCCCCTTCGGGAAGAATCGCTTTGTGCAGCCGCAGGCGCAGTAG